The DNA sequence GCCGCACGCGCGGCGGGCAGGGTTCCGGCGAGGAACGCGATGCCCATCACGATGACGATGATCACCGCGATCGAGAGCGGATCGAACGCGATGAGCGTGAGCCCCGGAAGATCTGCCAGGAGCGTGCCCGACAGTGCCGAGCTGATGCCCACGCCGGCGACGATCGCCACCGCCACTCCGATCGCACTGCCGAGGAGCCCGATGAAGGCCGCTTCGAAGCTGAACAGGGAGAACACCCGGCCATTCCCCATGCCCATGGCCTTCATGAGACCGATCTCACGCGTCCGCTCCTGCACGGACATCAGCAGGGTGTTGACGATGCCGAAGCTCGCGGCGAGCAGGGCGATCACCGCGAAGGCGTTGAGCACGAGGACGATTCCGTCGATCACCGTGCGGAACGCGCCCAGCTGATCGGCGACCGTCGACCCGGTGAAGCCCTCCGCGGCGAGCCGATCCTTGAGCGCGGCGATGTCGTCATCGGTCGCCTGTGGGTCGAAACGGATGGTCGCCTGGGCGTAGCGGTCGAGCTGATCGGCGGGAACGCCGATGTTCTGCGCGTCGAAGAGCGCATCGCTGAGCGCCTGGTTGGGAACGATGCTCGCTCCGGCGGGGGTGACCAACGCGTCGTCCGCGACCCCGACGACGGTGGCGTCGAACGTGTGCGCGGTGCGCTCGGCGTCGGTGAGGGTGAGCTCCACGGTCTCGCCGATCGCCTCGTCGGCGTTTCCGAGTCCCATGGGCTCGACGAAGTCGATCGGCAGCACGAGCTGGAGCTCGCTCGACGCGTCGTCCGGCTCGGCACCGGCGGCGAGCTCGATCGTCTGCCCCGCGATGAGGGCGCCGACGCCGATCACGTACTTCGTCCCGTCACCGGCCTGGATGTAGTCCAGGCTGATCGTCCGGGTGGGCTGCACGTCGAGGACGCCGTCGATCCCGGCGAGGGTGTCCAGATCATCGGGTCGGAGGGCGATCACGGTGGATCCCGGAGGGCCGGGCTGACCGCTCGCGACGGCGTCCGGATCGTACTCGACGGGTCCGTCGGCCGCGACGCCGGTCGGCCCGTCCGAGGTCTTCGTGACGGTCATCGCATCGGACGCGCCGATCGCCGTGACGGTGTCGTCGATGTAGGCGTTGATGCCGGTACCGAGGCCGCTGGTCAGTGTCAGGGTGAACGCGCCGACGAAGATCGCGAGGATCGTGAGGATGGTCCGCGTCTTCGAGCGGAAGGTGTTCGCGACGGCGGTGCCGATCAGGTCGAGGGTCTTCACGCCGCCACCCCCGCCGAGTCCTCGACGAGCAGGCCGTCGCGGATGAACAGTCGGCGATCGCAGCGGCTCGCGAGGTCTTCGTCGTGCGTCACGACGATGAGCGTGATGCCGTGCTCGCGGTTGAGGCTGAACAGGATGTCCTCCACCACGGCGCCCGTCGCGCTGTCGAGGTTGCCGGTGGGCTCGTCCGCGAAGATGATCCGCGGGTTGTTCACCAGCGCCCGGGCGATCACCGTGCGCTGCTTCTGCCCCCCGGACAGATTGACGGCCTTGTTCTTGGCCTTGTCATCCAGTTCGAGTTGCGCGAGGGCGGCCAGGCCGCGGCGTCGACGTTCGGCGCGTCCGACGCCGGCGATCTTCAGTGGCAGGATCACGTTCTCCAGCACCGACGTGTTCCCGGTGAGGAAGAACTGCTGGAACACGAACCCGAACGTCTTGTTGCGGGTCCGATTCAGCGCCTTGCCGCGCAGGCGCGATGTGTCCGCGCCCTCCAGCTCGACCGTGCCGGCCGTGGGCGCGTCCAGCAGGGCGAGCACGTGCATGAGCGTCGACTTTCCCGATCCGCTCTTGCCGACGATCGCGATGCTCTCGCCCTCGGCGATGTCGAAGCTCACCCCCTTCAGTGCATCGAAGCGGTTCTGGCCTCGGCCGTAGGACTTGTGGATGTCCCTGACCGAGATGATCGGCGTCGTCATCTCTCTCCTCGTTTCGCTGCGGGTGGGTGCGGTCTCCAGCATCGCCGTGCCGGCGTGGCCGGCGCATCGCCCGTTCGGATGCACTTCCGTACCGCGGATGCGGTACGGCGGATGCCGCACCGGGAGGATCCGCGACGCGTCCGGGACCGGCACACTGGAGCGATGAGGTCCGCATCGCCGTCCGCCCGGACCGCCGCCGGCCTGCCGCCGAAGCTGCCGGCGTGGGTCGGGGACGTCGTGGCGGCGATCGTCGTGATCGGCACCGCGTTCATCCCGTTCCCCGAGGCGCAGTTCCATCCGACCGATCCGGCGGGCTACGCGCTCGTGGTCGCCCCGGCGCTCGTGCTGCCCTGGCGACGCCGCTTCCCCGTGGCTGCGCTCGCTGCGTGCGTGGTCCTGTACGGCGTCGCCGCTTTCGCCGCTGACGTCTGGCCGGGCATCGTGCTGGCGGTCGCGATCGCGGTGTTCGCCGTCGCCACCCGGTCGAGCAGGCGGCGGACCGTCGTGGTGACCCTGGTCACGATCGGCGTCGTGGTGCTCATCTCGGTGACCAGCTCGCTCGTCGTGATGCTCGGGACCCGGATCTTCGCGATCGCGATCACGATCGCGTTCGCCGCCGCCGCCGCGGATGCCGAGCGATCGGCGCGCGCGTACATCTCGGCGATCACCGAACGCGCGGAGCGCGCCGAGCAGACGCGCGAGTCCGAAGCGCGGCGCCGCGTGAGCGAAGAGCGACTCAGGATCGCCCGCGACCTCCACGACGTGGTGGCGCACCAGATCGCGGTCATCAGTCTGAACGCCGGTGTGGCGGCATCCGCGCTTCCTGCACGGCCGGAGGCGGCCGAGGATGCGGTCCGCACGATCCGCTCGGCCGCGCACACGGTGCTGGGCGAGATCGGCACCCTGCTGGAGGTGCTGCGGACGGATGAGGCGGCACCCGGCTCGCCGGACGCGCCGCAGCCGGGTATCGACAGCATCGCCGACCTCGTCGAGGCGTTCGCGGATGCCGGGCTCGCGGTGACCCTGCGGACGGAGGGCGACCTGGCCACGGTGAGTGCGACGAGTGGCCTCACCGCGTACCGCGTGGTGCAGGAGGCGCTCACCAACGCCCACAAGCACGGCGTCGAGGGCCGCGCGCACGTCCTGGTGAGCGTGGACGAGGCGCTGCACGTCGTCGTGACGAACCCGACGGGCGCGGATGCGGGTGCCGCCGAGGCGCCGCCGGGGTCCGGGCTCGGGCTCATCGGCGTCCGCGAGCGGGTGTCGGCGTTGCGCGGGTCGGTCGAAGCGGGGTCGGTCCCGGGCGGATGGCGGGTGTCGGCGACACTCCCGCTCTCGACGGAGGGAGCGCGATGATCCGGGTGCTCGTGGTCGATGACCAGGTGCTGATCCGACGGGCCGTGGTCCAGATCCTCGGCACGGCACCCGATGTGGACGTGGTGGGAGAGGCGCCGGACGGACTCGAGGCCGTGGCGGCGGCATCCCGACTCCGTCCCGATGTCGTCGTGATGGACATCCGGATGCCGCGCATGGACGGCATCGAGGCGACCGCGGCCATCTGCTCCGACGCCGATCTCGCGGAGACGCGGGTCCTCATCCTGACCACGTTCGAAGAGGACGAGTACATCGTCGCCGCGCTCCGGGCCGGCGCGAGCGGATTCATCGGCAAAGGCGCGGAACCGGAGGCGATCGTGCACGCCGTCCAGGCGATCGCCGCGGGCGACGCGCTGCTTTCCGCTGCGGCGACGCGGAGTCTCATCACGCGCTGCGTCCTGCCGCGGACGGGCGGAGCGCCTGTCGAGGTGCCGGCGCAGTTGCGCGACCTGACGGACAGGGAGCGGGAAGTGCTTCTGCTCGTCGCCCGCGGTCTGTCGAACCACGAGATCGCCGAGAGCCTGCACATCTCCCCGCACACGGCGAAGACGCACGTGAACCGCGTGATGGCGAAGGTCGAGGCGCACGATCGTGCGCAGCTGGTGATCCTCGCCTATGAGAGCGGGCTCCTGGTGCCCGGTGACGCGTGAACGCTCCGGCTACACAGGAACCGAGGGGAGCACGATCCGTGCGTCGCTGAGGTCGCCGAGCACGTCGCGCGTGATCTCGCCGTGTGAGCGGGAGTAGTCGCCCGCGCGGCTGATCTCGTCAATGAGCTGGAGGAGCTCCAGGGTCATCCCCGCGGTTACGCGCACGGTCAGCGAGGCGGCGTCTTCGCCGAGGCGGTCCGCCAGGACGCCCTCCAACTCCTCCCGGGCCGTGCGGTAGTAGTCCCACAGCTTGGCGCGCGGGGCGGCGGACGCGTCGATGATCCGCCGGAGCTCGGGGATGCGGCCCTCCGGATCGTCGACGGTGTCGGCGATCTCCAGGAGCACGTGCGCGAGGGAGTGCTCCAGCGGCTCGTCGGCGGGACGGTCTCGCAGGTGCGGGGCGATCTCGATCGCCGTCGTGAGTCGATCGAGCAGGAGCAGGTCCTTGCTGGGGAAGTAGCGATACAGCGTCGTCGTGCCGACCTCGGCGCGCTCGGCGATCTGCTCCATGGTGGTCGCGTCGTAGCCATCGCGCTCGAAGAGCTCGATCGCGGCGTCCACCATCCGAGCGCGGCTGCGCGCCGCCTTTGTCTCCCGCAGTCCCATGCGGCGATTCTAATCGACTACCGAATGGAAGTCACTTCCGAAAAGTGTTGACATCCGGATCTCGTGGCCTTATAAATAGTAGTCACTACCACTTGGACTGGACTTCCAGACAAGTCGATCGCACGAAGGAGTGTCCATGTCCGTTCCCGACGCCGCCGTCGCCGTTCAGGCCCCCGACGCGGGCATCACGCCCGTCGGGCGCCTGCTGCCCGCGATGTTCGCCTCCAACGTCAGCGCCTTCATCGGCCTCCTGACGCCGCTCCAGGTGCTCATGACCCTGCACCTGACCCGCATCGCCGGGCCCGGTGCGGCGGCAGCTTTCGGCATCATCACCGGCTTCGGTGCGCTCGCCGCCCTGATCGCCAGCCCGCTCGGCGGCCGCATCAGCGATCGCACCGCTGCGCGGTTCGGCCGTCGCCGGACGTGGATCCTGACCGGCGCGATCGCGGGCTCCGCGACCGTCCTCGGGATGGCGTTCACTACCGAGGTGTGGCAGATGGCGCTTCTCTGGTGCGGCACGCAGGCGCTGTTCAACTTCCAGCTCGCCGCGACCAGCGCTCTCATGGCCGACCAGGTGCCCGAGCGCCGGCGGGGCACCGCATCCGGCCTCCTCGGACTCTCCGCCGCGGTCGGACCGCTCGTGGGCGTCGCGGCGGTCAGCGCGGTGAGCGACCCCTTCCTGCAGTGGATCGTCACCGCGGTCGCCGCGACCGGTCTCGCCGTCGTGTCGGTGCTGATGCTCCGCGATCGGCAGCATCCGCGCCCCGAAGGGGAGGCCAGTC is a window from the Microbacterium lacus genome containing:
- a CDS encoding ABC transporter permease, producing MKTLDLIGTAVANTFRSKTRTILTILAIFVGAFTLTLTSGLGTGINAYIDDTVTAIGASDAMTVTKTSDGPTGVAADGPVEYDPDAVASGQPGPPGSTVIALRPDDLDTLAGIDGVLDVQPTRTISLDYIQAGDGTKYVIGVGALIAGQTIELAAGAEPDDASSELQLVLPIDFVEPMGLGNADEAIGETVELTLTDAERTAHTFDATVVGVADDALVTPAGASIVPNQALSDALFDAQNIGVPADQLDRYAQATIRFDPQATDDDIAALKDRLAAEGFTGSTVADQLGAFRTVIDGIVLVLNAFAVIALLAASFGIVNTLLMSVQERTREIGLMKAMGMGNGRVFSLFSFEAAFIGLLGSAIGVAVAIVAGVGISSALSGTLLADLPGLTLIAFDPLSIAVIIVIVMGIAFLAGTLPAARAARADPVESLRYE
- a CDS encoding ABC transporter ATP-binding protein, yielding MTTPIISVRDIHKSYGRGQNRFDALKGVSFDIAEGESIAIVGKSGSGKSTLMHVLALLDAPTAGTVELEGADTSRLRGKALNRTRNKTFGFVFQQFFLTGNTSVLENVILPLKIAGVGRAERRRRGLAALAQLELDDKAKNKAVNLSGGQKQRTVIARALVNNPRIIFADEPTGNLDSATGAVVEDILFSLNREHGITLIVVTHDEDLASRCDRRLFIRDGLLVEDSAGVAA
- a CDS encoding sensor histidine kinase, giving the protein MRSASPSARTAAGLPPKLPAWVGDVVAAIVVIGTAFIPFPEAQFHPTDPAGYALVVAPALVLPWRRRFPVAALAACVVLYGVAAFAADVWPGIVLAVAIAVFAVATRSSRRRTVVVTLVTIGVVVLISVTSSLVVMLGTRIFAIAITIAFAAAAADAERSARAYISAITERAERAEQTRESEARRRVSEERLRIARDLHDVVAHQIAVISLNAGVAASALPARPEAAEDAVRTIRSAAHTVLGEIGTLLEVLRTDEAAPGSPDAPQPGIDSIADLVEAFADAGLAVTLRTEGDLATVSATSGLTAYRVVQEALTNAHKHGVEGRAHVLVSVDEALHVVVTNPTGADAGAAEAPPGSGLGLIGVRERVSALRGSVEAGSVPGGWRVSATLPLSTEGAR
- a CDS encoding response regulator transcription factor gives rise to the protein MIRVLVVDDQVLIRRAVVQILGTAPDVDVVGEAPDGLEAVAAASRLRPDVVVMDIRMPRMDGIEATAAICSDADLAETRVLILTTFEEDEYIVAALRAGASGFIGKGAEPEAIVHAVQAIAAGDALLSAAATRSLITRCVLPRTGGAPVEVPAQLRDLTDREREVLLLVARGLSNHEIAESLHISPHTAKTHVNRVMAKVEAHDRAQLVILAYESGLLVPGDA
- a CDS encoding helix-turn-helix domain-containing protein — protein: MGLRETKAARSRARMVDAAIELFERDGYDATTMEQIAERAEVGTTTLYRYFPSKDLLLLDRLTTAIEIAPHLRDRPADEPLEHSLAHVLLEIADTVDDPEGRIPELRRIIDASAAPRAKLWDYYRTAREELEGVLADRLGEDAASLTVRVTAGMTLELLQLIDEISRAGDYSRSHGEITRDVLGDLSDARIVLPSVPV